A genomic segment from Brevundimonas mediterranea encodes:
- a CDS encoding TorF family putative porin encodes MIRIPSLVPSALLGSLLVLTAVVPAQAQTSPGRGVWGFEVEAGTDNRSKAASKSGNDAYVSAYAAWESDDGRIYVSPGFQTIQAGGSNIETDWIVGYRPEAFGYAFDLNLAYKRRLDVDPGYDADGLELSAEVSRAVGPAQAALLVQYAPDAPGLTRSYVWVEAELGWTFSPRLDGSAAIGRREQDGGPDYTGWNAGVTYALTDALALDLRYYDTDAAALDEQYEDAVVARLAYAF; translated from the coding sequence ATGATCCGAATCCCCTCGCTCGTTCCCTCCGCCCTGCTGGGTTCCCTGCTGGTCCTGACCGCCGTCGTCCCCGCCCAGGCCCAGACGTCTCCCGGCCGCGGCGTCTGGGGCTTCGAGGTCGAGGCGGGGACGGACAACCGCTCCAAGGCCGCCTCCAAGTCGGGCAACGACGCCTATGTCTCCGCCTACGCCGCCTGGGAGAGCGACGACGGCCGGATCTATGTCTCCCCCGGCTTCCAGACCATCCAGGCGGGCGGCTCGAACATCGAGACCGACTGGATCGTCGGCTACCGGCCCGAGGCCTTCGGCTACGCCTTCGACCTCAACCTCGCCTACAAGCGCCGCCTGGACGTCGATCCCGGCTACGACGCCGACGGCCTGGAGCTGAGCGCCGAGGTCAGCCGCGCCGTCGGTCCCGCCCAGGCGGCCCTGCTGGTCCAGTACGCCCCCGACGCCCCCGGCCTGACCCGTTCCTACGTCTGGGTCGAGGCCGAACTGGGCTGGACCTTCTCGCCCCGCCTCGACGGCTCGGCCGCCATCGGCCGACGCGAACAGGACGGCGGCCCCGACTACACCGGCTGGAACGCGGGCGTGACCTACGCCCTGACCGACGCCCTCGCCCTCGACCTGCGCTACTACGACACCGACGCCGCCGCGTTGGACGAGCAGTACGAGGACGCCGTCGTCGCCCGGCTCGCCTACGCCTTCTGA